A single Euryarchaeota archaeon DNA region contains:
- the lpdA gene encoding dihydrolipoyl dehydrogenase, producing the protein MTRKFDAVVIGAGPGGYVAAIRLGQLGKKVAVIERDRVGGVCLNVGCIPSKALIHAAREKRRMEHAQEIGLVVGPVRVDMAALQKWKAGVVEKLTGGISQLLKANNVEVVKGEARFTGPNELQVTGASTETIQADAFIVATGSRPIEIPGFKFDGKRVLTSTEALELREIPQSLVVIGGGAIGLEMGTLYHSLGAKVTVVELMDQIVPGMDTELATTYGRLLKRRGIEVHLKAAAKEFDGKNVKVQTADGETLNIPASHVLVTVGRRANTDRLGLDKAGVQADKRGIISVDHQMRTNVSHIYAIGDVAPGPMLAHKASKEAVVAAESIAGHKAANDFQTIPAVVYTDPEIASCGLTEAQAKEKGHETRTGKFPFAASGRALTTNDADGFVKIVIDRPTGVVLGVHIIGANASDLISEAALAIEMGATAEDLSLTVHPHPTLPEALMEAAEAALGKAIHQVNK; encoded by the coding sequence ATGACACGAAAATTCGACGCCGTCGTCATCGGCGCAGGCCCCGGAGGCTACGTGGCCGCCATACGCCTCGGCCAACTCGGAAAAAAAGTCGCCGTGATCGAGCGCGACCGCGTGGGCGGCGTCTGCCTCAACGTCGGCTGCATCCCGTCGAAGGCACTCATCCACGCGGCACGGGAGAAGCGCCGGATGGAACACGCGCAGGAGATCGGCCTCGTCGTGGGGCCGGTGAGGGTCGACATGGCCGCACTCCAGAAGTGGAAGGCCGGAGTCGTCGAGAAACTCACCGGCGGCATCTCGCAACTTCTCAAAGCGAATAACGTCGAGGTGGTCAAGGGCGAAGCGAGGTTCACAGGCCCGAACGAGCTCCAAGTGACCGGGGCCTCCACAGAGACGATCCAGGCCGACGCATTCATTGTCGCCACGGGCTCGCGGCCGATCGAGATCCCCGGGTTCAAGTTCGACGGCAAGCGCGTCCTCACGAGCACAGAGGCCCTGGAACTTCGCGAGATCCCGCAATCGCTCGTCGTCATAGGCGGCGGTGCCATCGGCCTCGAAATGGGCACTCTCTATCACAGCCTCGGCGCGAAGGTGACCGTCGTCGAACTCATGGACCAGATCGTCCCTGGGATGGACACGGAACTGGCGACGACCTACGGACGGCTCCTCAAACGCAGGGGCATCGAGGTCCATCTCAAGGCCGCAGCCAAAGAGTTCGACGGAAAGAACGTGAAGGTGCAGACGGCCGACGGCGAGACCCTCAACATCCCGGCGAGCCACGTTCTTGTGACCGTCGGACGACGCGCGAACACCGACAGGCTCGGCCTCGACAAGGCGGGCGTCCAAGCGGACAAGCGCGGCATCATCTCGGTGGACCACCAGATGCGGACCAACGTCTCGCACATCTACGCTATCGGCGACGTCGCCCCGGGCCCGATGCTAGCCCACAAGGCCTCCAAGGAGGCGGTGGTCGCCGCTGAATCGATAGCCGGTCACAAGGCGGCAAACGACTTCCAGACGATCCCGGCCGTCGTCTACACCGACCCGGAGATCGCCTCCTGCGGCCTCACCGAGGCGCAGGCCAAGGAGAAAGGGCACGAAACGAGGACGGGGAAATTCCCGTTCGCCGCTTCTGGAAGGGCCCTTACGACGAACGACGCGGACGGCTTCGTGAAGATAGTCATCGACAGGCCGACGGGCGTCGTCCTAGGCGTGCACATCATCGGAGCGAACGCCTCCGACCTCATCAGCGAGGCCGCGCTCGCGATCGAGATGGGTGCTACGGCCGAGGACCTTTCACTCACCGTCCACCCGCATCCGACGCTTCCGGAGGCGTTGATGGAAGCGGCCGAGGCGGCGCTCGGCAAAGCGATCCACCAGGTGAATAAGTGA